A DNA window from Impatiens glandulifera chromosome 7, dImpGla2.1, whole genome shotgun sequence contains the following coding sequences:
- the LOC124910197 gene encoding U-box domain-containing protein 21-like — MISSWRKRREDKRAGKMKQSMKDQIDFTRGLELELTNIPSHFKCPISLDLMKDPVTLSTGITYDRESIETWIETGHSTCPTTNQILTSKLDLVPNHVLRRMIQDWCLDNRSNGVERIPTPRIPLTSGDLSQLLSKLETARRSLDKVLAARVAAKIRDQGRESERNKLFLSRSGAGRILALAFDAFSGEEKMSVLEETLISALAITIPLEDEAKVTLGSTRSLNLILRFLKNGDFSTMMNALMLMKEIVSTDNGKVVEFLMGNELGCLEALVKLIKEPICPITTKASLVTIYHIVSSNDKAKSRLVEMGMVSVILEMLVESDKSICEKALGVLDGICESEEGRKSCVENALTVPVLVKKVLRVSNMATEFAVSILWKLGKKEVVVIIEGLQVGAFQKLLLLLQVGCCEKTKEKVTELLKLLNLHREMLLMECVDSMDFKNIKRTF; from the coding sequence ATGATTTCATCGTGGAGAAAACGCAGAGAAGATAAGAGAGCCGGCAAGATGAAACAATCCATGAAAGATCAAATTGATTTCACCAGAGGATTGGAACTAGAGCTAACGAATATTCCTTCCCATTTCAAATGCCCCATCTCCTTAGACCTAATGAAAGATCCAGTAACTCTATCAACCGGTATAACATACGATCGCGAAAGCATCGAGACATGGATCGAAACCGGACACTCCACATGTCCTACCACCAATCAAATCCTCACCTCAAAGCTCGACCTGGTTCCTAACCATGTTTTACGTAGAATGATCCAGGACTGGTGCCTTGATAACCGATCCAACGGTGTTGAACGGATTCCCACGCCGAGGATTCCACTCACGTCGGGTGACCTGTCTCAACTGCTCTCCAAACTAGAGACAGCTCGTCGGAGCCTGGACAAGGTTTTGGCCGCGCGAGTTGCGGCCAAGATCCGAGACCAGGGGAGGGAAAGCGAGAGAAACAAGCTTTTCCTTTCAAGGAGCGGAGCGGGTAGAATCCTTGCCTTGGCTTTTGACGCTTTCTCGGGAGAAGAAAAGATGTCGGTTTTGGAGGAGACGTTGATTTCGGCGTTGGCAATTACGATTCCTTTAGAAGACGAGGCTAAGGTTACCTTAGGATCGACGCGTTCGTTAAACCTAATCCTCCGGTTCTTAAAGAATGGGGATTTTTCGACGATGATGAACGCGTTGATGTTGATGAAAGAGATCGTTTCAACGGATAATGGAAAGGTGGTAGAATTCTTGATGGGTAATGAGTTAGGTTGCTTAGAAGCTTTGGTGAAGCtaatcaaagagccaatatgtcCAATAACCACAAAGGCCTCACTAGTGACAATCTACCATATAGTTTCATCAAATGATAAAGCCAAATCAAGACTTGTGGAGATGGGTATGGTTTCCGTGATCTTAGAAATGTTGGTGGAATCCGATAAGAGTATATGCGAGAAGGCGTTGGGAGTTCTTGACGGGATATGCGAGAGTGAAGAAGGGAGAAAGAGTTGTGTCGAGAATGCTTTAACCGTGCCGGTTTTGGTGAAGAAAGTGTTGAGGGTTTCGAATATGGCAACAGAATTTGCGGTTTCGATTTTGTGGAAGTTGGGGAAGAAGGAGGTAGTGGTAATTATTGAAGGACTTCAAGTTGGTGCATTTCAGAAGCTTCTTTTGTTGTTACAAGTTGGGTGTTGTGAGAAAACAAAGGAGAAGGTGACTGAGTTACTAAAGCTTTTGAACTTGCATAGAGAAATGTTATTAATGGAGTGTGTTGATTCAATGGATTTTAAGAACATTAAAAGAACTTTCTAA
- the LOC124909800 gene encoding cytosolic sulfotransferase 5-like → MAEIEEKKVKGGEFNTSSTDLDNVPSEKDWLINGVGLNQYNGFWCSPRFFTRMLSFHHHYKAESSDIWLVKLPKCGTTWFKALVFSIVNRHRFSLSESPLLKANPHALVRCYETDLNLHDPISYLEGLTHPRIMSTHVPYSGLPPSVRSSSCKIVSIFRDPRDQFVSYWHFMDKFWPNSTLRPFEECFDLFCRGVHEYGPFWDHILGSFNASAENPDKILLMRYEEMKMSPVLQTKKLASFLGYPFSEEEEKEGVLDGIVKLCSFDNLKDLEVNKEGRRPLGVPHKAFFRKGEVGDWTNYLTPSMADRIQNLMNEKFSNSGLTFDQLNRNGDEAS, encoded by the coding sequence ATGGCAgaaatagaagagaaaaaagtGAAAGGAGGAGAGTTTAATACTAGTTCAACTGATCTTGATAACGTTCCTAGTGAGAAAGATTGGTTGATAAATGGAGTTGGTCTGAATCAATACAATGGTTTTTGGTGCTCTCCAAGGTTCTTCACTCGAATGTTATCTTTCCATCATCACTACAAAGCCGAGTCAAGTGATATCTGGTTAGTAAAACTCCCTAAATGTGGCACCACCTGGTTCAAGGCCCTTGTCTTTTCCATCGTGAACCGCCACCGTTTCTCATTGTCCGAAAGCCCTTTGCTCAAAGCCAACCCTCATGCCCTAGTAAGGTGCTATGAGACCGACCTTAACTTGCACGACCCAATATCCTACCTCGAAGGCCTCACTCATCCCCGCATCATGTCGACCCACGTTCCCTATTCTGGTTTACCTCCATCCGTAAGAAGCTCTAGCTGCAAGATTGTCAGCATTTTCCGGGACCCAAGGGATCAGTTTGTTTCCTATTGGCATTTCATGGATAAGTTCTGGCCAAACTCAACCCTTCGCCCATTCGAGGAATGCTTTGACTTGTTCTGCCGTGGAGTCCATGAGTATGGTCCTTTTTGGGACCATATCCTTGGTTCTTTCAATGCAAGCGCTGAGAACCCCGACAAGATCTTGCTCATGAGGTACGAGGAAATGAAAATGTCGCCGGTTCTTCAGACCAAGAAGTTGGCAAGTTTCTTAGGTTACCCATTCtcggaagaagaagagaaagaaggaGTGTTGGATGGGATAGTGAAGCTATGTAGCTTTGATAACTTGAAGGATCTAGAAGTGAACAAAGAAGGGCGGCGTCCACTTGGGGTTCCCCACAAGGCGTTCTTTAGGAAAGGAGAGGTGGGAGATTGGACCAATTATCTGACTCCTTCCATGGCTGATCGCATTCAAAATCTCATGAATGAAAAGTTTTCTAACTCCGGTTTGACATTTGATCAACTTAACCGGAATGGGGATGAAGCTTCTTAA
- the LOC124910417 gene encoding putative protease Do-like 14 isoform X2: MRQVKLVGKMLNSEVTILKRFPTSNKSSLLRSLVLSASIAAAKSGLYFYSNIDTDPTRPSLWISVNIPKHDHPSWWPWRTWGPMFLQPSFNCLGNVPLFFSRSGGDIPPPADTSKEAKDLHRVTLGKSVGSGTIMDSDSTILTCAHLVVSHHGLSTKVGKVDVTLQDGRTFEG, translated from the exons ATGCGACAAGTGAAATTGGTGGGAAAAATGTTGAACTCGGAAGTTACTATTCTG AAGAGGTTTCCTACATCCAACAAAAGCTCTCTTCTTCGATCTCTCGTTTTGTCTGCTTCTATTGCTGCTGCTAAATCCggtctttatttttattcaaacattGACACAGACCCAACAA gaccatccttatgGATTTCTGTTAATATCCCAAAGCATGATCATCCATCTTGGTGGCCATGGAGAACTTGGGGACCAATGTTTCTTCAGCCCTCTTTTAATTGCCTAG GAAATGTGCCATTGTTTTTCTCTAGGTCTGGAGGAGATATTCCACCACCCGCAGATACGAGCAAAGAAGCTAAAG ATTTACACAGAGTTACCTTGGGAAAGAGTGTTGGTTCTGGCACCATAATGGATTCTGATAGTACTATATTGACGTGCGCTCATTTGGTTGTGAGTCACCATGGCTTGTCAACCAAAGTGGGGAAG GTTGATGTAACATTACAAGATggtaggacatttgaaggataA
- the LOC124910417 gene encoding putative protease Do-like 14 isoform X1 — translation MRQVKLVGKMLNSEVTILKRFPTSNKSSLLRSLVLSASIAAAKSGLYFYSNIDTDPTRPSLWISVNIPKHDHPSWWPWRTWGPMFLQPSFNCLGNVPLFFSRSGGDIPPPADTSKEAKGYNGCFSRDSIANVAAITGPTVVNLSVSQDLHRVTLGKSVGSGTIMDSDSTILTCAHLVVSHHGLSTKVGKVDVTLQDGRTFEG, via the exons ATGCGACAAGTGAAATTGGTGGGAAAAATGTTGAACTCGGAAGTTACTATTCTG AAGAGGTTTCCTACATCCAACAAAAGCTCTCTTCTTCGATCTCTCGTTTTGTCTGCTTCTATTGCTGCTGCTAAATCCggtctttatttttattcaaacattGACACAGACCCAACAA gaccatccttatgGATTTCTGTTAATATCCCAAAGCATGATCATCCATCTTGGTGGCCATGGAGAACTTGGGGACCAATGTTTCTTCAGCCCTCTTTTAATTGCCTAG GAAATGTGCCATTGTTTTTCTCTAGGTCTGGAGGAGATATTCCACCACCCGCAGATACGAGCAAAGAAGCTAAAGGTTATAATGGGTGCTTCAGTAGAGATTCAATTGCCAATGTTGCTGCAATAACTGGTCCTACTGTAGTTAATTTGTCTGTCTCACAAG ATTTACACAGAGTTACCTTGGGAAAGAGTGTTGGTTCTGGCACCATAATGGATTCTGATAGTACTATATTGACGTGCGCTCATTTGGTTGTGAGTCACCATGGCTTGTCAACCAAAGTGGGGAAG GTTGATGTAACATTACAAGATggtaggacatttgaaggataA